The following coding sequences are from one Hymenobacter sp. DG25A window:
- a CDS encoding phosphopantothenoylcysteine decarboxylase yields the protein MRVLITAGPTYEPLDPVRFIGNHSTGKMGYALAEAFATEGADVALISGPTNLPDPVHARIHTQRVETADQMYAAAAAIAPTADVWVFAAAVADYKPRHVAENKIKKDGDTLTLELVKNIDIAGTLGKTKRPEQFSVGFALETNNEEDNARDKLRRKNFDMVVLNSLRDAGAGFRHDTNKVTLLTADGQMSIFELKPKAAVAHDIVAAVLARIPRHA from the coding sequence ATGCGCGTCCTCATCACCGCCGGCCCCACTTACGAGCCCCTCGACCCGGTCCGGTTTATCGGCAACCACAGCACCGGCAAAATGGGCTACGCGCTGGCCGAAGCCTTTGCCACCGAAGGCGCGGACGTAGCGCTTATCAGCGGCCCCACTAACCTGCCCGACCCCGTTCACGCGCGCATCCACACCCAGCGCGTAGAAACCGCCGACCAGATGTACGCTGCCGCCGCCGCCATTGCGCCCACGGCCGATGTATGGGTATTCGCCGCCGCCGTAGCCGACTACAAGCCGCGCCACGTGGCCGAAAATAAAATCAAGAAAGACGGCGACACGCTCACCCTGGAGCTGGTGAAGAACATTGATATTGCCGGCACGCTGGGCAAGACCAAGCGGCCCGAACAATTTTCGGTGGGTTTTGCGTTAGAAACCAACAACGAAGAAGACAACGCCCGCGACAAGCTGCGCCGCAAAAACTTTGATATGGTGGTGCTGAACTCCCTGCGCGATGCCGGGGCCGGTTTCCGGCACGATACCAACAAAGTGACCCTGCTAACAGCCGATGGGCAAATGTCTATCTTTGAGTTGAAGCCTAAAGCGGCCGTAGCCCACGATATTGTGGCCGCCGTTCTTGCCCGTATTCCGCGCCATGCCTAA
- a CDS encoding DNA-directed RNA polymerase subunit omega translates to MKTPNSVSASIVTRNMSDLAVDTGNVYESLAIISKRANQISVKLKEELNSKLAEFATTVDNLEEVFENREQIEISKHYERLPKPTNLAIEEFLEGKIYYRTPSAEESGE, encoded by the coding sequence ATGAAAACTCCGAACAGCGTATCTGCCTCTATCGTGACCCGCAACATGTCGGATCTGGCCGTGGACACCGGCAACGTATACGAGTCTCTTGCCATCATCTCGAAGCGGGCCAACCAGATTTCTGTGAAGCTGAAAGAAGAGCTGAACAGCAAGCTGGCTGAGTTTGCTACCACGGTTGATAACCTGGAAGAAGTATTCGAAAACCGCGAGCAAATCGAAATTTCGAAGCACTACGAACGTCTGCCCAAGCCGACCAACCTGGCTATTGAAGAATTTCTGGAAGGCAAAATCTACTACCGCACGCCAAGCGCTGAGGAAAGCGGCGAGTAA
- a CDS encoding outer membrane protein assembly factor BamD: MLFIRPLLFVLLFGSLLLGSCTGYQKLLKSDDVNKKYNAALQYYEKGDYARAGTLLEELLPLLKGRPESEKAEYYFANTNFQERNYVLSAYYFKQFYDTYPTSALAEEATFMYAKSLFRDSPEYELDQTNTYTAIESLQDFLNQYPESKFRPDAENMSRELQTKLETKSFEGAKLYYQLRYNQAAVIAFNTFQQQFPASAYNEEAAYLKVAAQYEFAKESVENKQRERYLEVVAFYQNLLDTYPQSKNLKAAETMYNAAREQLAKLKPEDAAASK, translated from the coding sequence ATGCTCTTCATTCGTCCCCTCTTATTTGTTCTATTGTTCGGCAGCCTGCTGCTCGGCTCGTGCACCGGCTATCAAAAGCTGCTGAAGAGCGACGACGTGAACAAAAAATATAATGCCGCGCTGCAGTATTACGAGAAGGGCGACTATGCCCGGGCCGGTACGCTGCTGGAAGAGCTGCTGCCGCTACTGAAAGGCCGTCCGGAGTCGGAAAAGGCCGAGTACTACTTTGCCAATACCAACTTCCAGGAGCGCAACTACGTGCTCAGCGCCTACTACTTCAAGCAGTTCTACGACACGTATCCTACCTCCGCCCTGGCGGAGGAAGCTACGTTTATGTATGCCAAGTCTCTGTTTCGCGACTCCCCGGAGTATGAGCTGGATCAGACCAACACCTACACGGCCATTGAGTCTCTGCAGGATTTTCTGAACCAGTACCCGGAAAGCAAGTTTCGGCCCGATGCCGAGAATATGTCGAGGGAGCTGCAGACCAAGCTGGAAACCAAGTCTTTCGAAGGTGCTAAGCTGTACTACCAGCTGCGCTACAACCAGGCCGCCGTTATTGCTTTCAACACGTTTCAGCAGCAGTTTCCGGCTTCCGCTTACAATGAGGAAGCAGCCTATCTGAAGGTGGCGGCGCAGTATGAGTTTGCCAAGGAAAGCGTGGAAAACAAGCAGCGGGAACGGTATCTGGAAGTTGTTGCGTTCTACCAGAACCTGCTGGATACGTATCCGCAAAGCAAAAACCTGAAAGCGGCCGAAACCATGTACAACGCTGCCCGCGAACAGCTGGCCAAGTTGAAACCGGAAGACGCCGCCGCTTCGAAATAA
- a CDS encoding OstA-like protein, with protein MSSLKHFFLLCCLLLPALAWAQQTPARKPATLAKGQRIELLPGTQELIGGEFNGVEIRKLIGNVSFKQGDTFMYCDSAYQYTDRNSIEAFSNVRIVQNDTLTITGDRATYDGDARKARMTGNVVMRDPRMTLTAPVLDYDLNRKLAYYSGGGHLTDPENTLDSRRGYYNTQTKVFSFKSGVQVQTKDYTINSDTLQYNTVSKIVYFFSPTRIKGQQGTLYAENGYYNTVTRVSNFKRNAKIETRDYLLGGDQLYYDESRQYGLATGRVSMVSKKDNITIRGDVGKYWRTLGRAKVYGNAVMRNIADKDTLYLAADTLMSVDSRDPAKPGGVVYAYQKVRIFRKDLQGRCDSLTYNRADSVIYLNRKPVLWSGTNQLTADSMELRMRRQKIDQMRLYANSFIAGKDTLLNYNQVKGRNMVGYFQGNKLKKVDVLGNAESLYFALEGDTSLTGMNKAVSANMALRFSEDSKLQTISFLTNPDASFIPPHELKDEDKQLKGFQWREKERPTRRGTLGKHFALPVKAKPKTKAKRKATTTKTRAATKAKARPAAAPKKPAPAPAKPAQKVTTPPAKPSTVVPAPRKPLARPVDILRRKPLK; from the coding sequence ATGTCGTCTCTAAAGCACTTTTTTCTTCTTTGCTGCCTGCTGTTGCCGGCCTTGGCCTGGGCCCAGCAAACGCCTGCCCGCAAGCCCGCTACTCTGGCCAAAGGCCAGCGCATTGAGCTGCTGCCCGGCACCCAGGAGCTGATTGGCGGCGAGTTTAACGGAGTAGAAATCCGCAAGCTCATCGGCAACGTCAGCTTTAAGCAGGGCGACACGTTTATGTACTGCGACTCAGCCTACCAGTACACCGACCGCAACTCTATTGAGGCGTTCAGCAATGTGCGCATTGTGCAGAACGACACGCTCACCATTACCGGCGACCGGGCCACCTACGACGGCGACGCCCGCAAAGCCCGCATGACCGGCAACGTGGTGATGCGCGACCCGCGCATGACGTTGACGGCGCCCGTACTGGACTACGACCTGAACCGGAAGCTGGCCTACTACAGCGGCGGCGGCCACCTCACCGACCCCGAAAATACCCTGGACAGCCGCCGCGGCTACTACAACACCCAAACCAAGGTATTTAGCTTCAAAAGCGGCGTTCAGGTGCAAACCAAGGACTATACCATTAACAGTGATACGCTGCAGTACAACACGGTTTCTAAAATTGTGTACTTCTTCAGCCCCACGCGCATAAAAGGGCAGCAGGGAACACTGTACGCGGAAAACGGCTACTATAATACGGTCACGCGGGTATCCAACTTTAAGCGGAACGCCAAAATTGAAACCCGGGACTACCTTCTGGGCGGCGACCAGCTGTACTACGATGAAAGTCGGCAGTACGGGCTGGCTACGGGGCGCGTATCCATGGTCTCGAAGAAAGATAACATCACCATTCGCGGCGACGTGGGCAAGTACTGGCGCACGCTGGGCCGGGCCAAGGTGTACGGCAACGCCGTGATGCGCAACATTGCCGATAAAGATACCCTGTACCTGGCCGCCGATACGCTCATGAGCGTAGACAGCCGCGACCCCGCCAAGCCCGGCGGGGTGGTATATGCCTATCAAAAGGTGCGCATATTCCGCAAAGACCTGCAGGGTCGCTGCGACTCCCTGACCTACAACCGGGCCGACTCCGTGATTTACCTCAACCGCAAGCCGGTTTTGTGGAGCGGCACCAACCAGCTCACGGCCGATAGTATGGAGCTGCGCATGCGCCGACAGAAAATAGATCAGATGCGCCTGTATGCCAACTCCTTTATTGCCGGCAAAGACACGCTGCTGAACTACAACCAGGTGAAGGGCCGCAACATGGTGGGCTACTTCCAGGGAAATAAATTAAAAAAAGTTGATGTGCTTGGCAACGCCGAGAGCCTCTATTTTGCTCTTGAAGGAGATACCAGCCTGACCGGCATGAACAAAGCCGTGAGTGCCAACATGGCGCTGCGCTTTTCCGAAGACAGTAAACTGCAGACCATCAGCTTTCTAACCAACCCCGATGCCAGCTTTATTCCGCCCCATGAGCTAAAGGATGAGGATAAGCAGCTGAAAGGGTTTCAATGGCGGGAAAAGGAGCGGCCTACCCGGCGCGGAACTCTGGGCAAGCACTTTGCCCTGCCCGTGAAAGCAAAGCCCAAAACCAAAGCCAAACGCAAAGCCACCACCACTAAAACCCGGGCAGCCACCAAAGCAAAAGCCAGGCCCGCAGCGGCTCCTAAAAAGCCCGCTCCGGCCCCCGCCAAGCCTGCCCAGAAAGTTACAACGCCTCCTGCCAAACCCTCTACCGTAGTGCCTGCGCCCAGGAAACCGTTGGCGCGGCCGGTGGATATCCTGCGTCGGAAGCCGCTGAAATAG